From the genome of Vicia villosa cultivar HV-30 ecotype Madison, WI linkage group LG2, Vvil1.0, whole genome shotgun sequence, one region includes:
- the LOC131646511 gene encoding isopentenyl phosphate kinase-like — protein MAHNSNQNQTQTSHSPFTQPIRCIVKLGGAAITCKNELEKINEEILHKVSEQLRQAMIATSEKPPGMDWSKKPGESEICCKPEDFGDDYVSECSRFIVVHGAGSFGHFQASKSGVHKGNLDKPLVKGGFVATRISVTTLNLEIVRALAREGIPSVGMSPFSCGWITGERHISSADLSPVARAIDSGFTPVLHGDAVLDEIQGCTILSGDVIISHLAAYSKPKYVVFLTDVYGVYDRPPSEPDAILLKEIAVAEDGSWSVIKPKLQNSIELTVAAHDTTGGMKTKISEAAMIAKLGIDVYIVKAATSHSLKALNGDLRNSIPDDWLGTIVRSSR, from the exons ATGGCGCATAACAGTAATCAGAATCAAACACAAACTTCTCATTCTCCCTTCACTCAACCTATCCGCTGTATTGTAAAATTAG GAGGTGCTGCAATAACTTGCAAAAATGAGCTAGAGAAGATAAATGAggaaattcttcacaaagtttcaGAACAGCTTAGGCAAGCCATGATTGCTACTTCTGAGAAGCCTCCGGGGATGGATTGGAGCAAGAAACCTGGTGAATCTGAAATCTGTTGTAAACCAGAAGATTTTGGAGATGATTATGTCTCCGAATGTAGCCGTTTCATTGTTGTTCATGGAGCAG GTTCTTTTGGGCATTTCCAAGCTAGCAAGTCTGGTGTTCACAAGGGAAACCTGGATAAACCTCTTGTCAAAGGCGGCTTTGTTGCTACACGAATCTCT gtAACCACTCTCAATCTTGAAATCGTTAGAGCACTAGCCAGAG AGGGCATTCCTTCAGTCGGAATGTCACCTTTCTCGTGTGGATGGATCACTGGTGAAAGACAT ATATCTTCAGCCGATTTATCTCCCGTGGCTAGGGCTATTGATTCTGGTTTTACACCT GTTCTGCATGGAGATGCAGTGCTTGATGAGATCCAG GGATGCACTATTTTGAGTGGAGATGTTATCATAAGTCATCTTGCAGCATACTCAAAGCCTAAATATGTTGTTTTCTTG ACAGATGTATATGGAGTATATGATCGGCCACCATCAGAACCTGATGCGATACTCTTAAAGGAGATTG CTGTTGCTGAAGATGGAAGCTGGTCAGTCATAAAACCAAAGTTGCAGAACTCAA TTGAGCTAACTGTTGCTGCCCATGATACAACTGGTGGGATGAAAACAAAGATCTCAGAAGCTGCAATGATAGCAAAACTTGGAATTGATGTTTACATTGTAAAA GCAGCAACAAGCCATTCATTAAAGGCCTTAAATGGAGATCTAAGAAACAGCATCCCTGATGACTGGCTTGGAACCATCGTTCGATCATCAAGATAG